A genomic stretch from Theobroma cacao cultivar B97-61/B2 chromosome 4, Criollo_cocoa_genome_V2, whole genome shotgun sequence includes:
- the LOC108661567 gene encoding uncharacterized protein LOC108661567, giving the protein MAEDNINNGNNAINLVPETNRALRDYCSVQFGGLPNDDSNSHLVNFLEICDTFKYNGVIDDAIRLRLFPFSMRDKAKSWLNSLPNGSITTWEDLSQKFLAKFFSPTKTTKLRNEITSFTQFNGESLYEAWGRFKELLRKYPHHGIPDWLQVQTFYNGLAGSIKTTIDVAVGGALMSKNAANAYNLLEEMALNNYQWPSKRSSSRKVIGAYEIDAIGNLVVQMVALSKKIDTLGVHVVQNSLVLYEMCGDGHSYDQCPCNFESVQFLGNFNRQQNNPYSNTYNPGWRNHPNFS; this is encoded by the exons ATGGCCGAGGATAACATTAATAATGGCAATAATGCCATTAATCTGGTTCCTGAAACAAATAGAGCACTACGAGATTAT TGTTCGGTCCAGTTCGGTGGGTTACCCAACGATGATTCTAATTCTCATTTGGTAAATTTCCTGGAGATTTGTGATACCTTTAAATACAATGGTGTAATTGACGATGCTATTAGATTGAGACTGTTTCCGTTCTCTATGAGGGATAAAGCAAAAAGCTGGCTTAATTCACTACCTAATGGGTCTATCACTACATGGGAGGACTTATCTCAAAAGTTTCTCGCAAAGTTCTTTTCACCTACAAAGACTACAAAGCTGAGGAACGAAATCACCTCATTCACACAATTTAATGGTGAGTCCTTGTATGAAGCTTGGGGGAGATTTAAAGAACTACTACGAAAATATCCACATCATGGGATTCCTGATTGGTTGCAAGTTCAAACATTCTACAATGGGTTGGCTGGATCAATTAAAACCACAATTGATGTTGCTGTTGGTGGGGCATTGATGAGTAAGAATGCTGCAAATGCTtataatttgttggaagagatggctttaaataattatcaatggcctTCAAAAAGGTCGAGTTCGAGAAAAGTTATTGGAGCCTATGAAATTGATGCAATTGGCAACTTAGTTGTGCAAATGGTTGCACTGTCTAAGAAGATTGACACATTGGGAGTTCATGTAGTTCAAAATTCATTAGTACTTTATGAGATGTGTGGAGATGGCCATTCATATGATCAATGTCCATGCAATTTTGAATCAGTCCAGTTTTTGGGGAACTTCAATAGACAACAGAATAACCCATACTCCAATACTTATAATCCTGGTTGGAGAAACCACCCCAACTTTTCATGA
- the LOC108661568 gene encoding uncharacterized protein LOC108661568: protein MPPGFQQQVRPPVLGKKFQVEELLLQYISQNDAIIQSFGASLRNLETQMGQLANFMNNRPQCALPSDTQVNPKGREHCNAVTLWSGKEVGGVNEKSIESSKEHVDDDKAIVEKEVEVEKTDNGQAKNQGDSQATYLTPPFPQRLKKQKIDKQFEKFLNVFKKVHINISFAEALENMPSYVKFLKDILTKKRKLEDFEIVALTEECSVIIQNKLPSKLKDPGSFSIPCTIGRFKFTKALCDLGAGVSIMPLLIAKNLGLNEIQPTTVSLQLANRTIRYVVGIIDDVLVKVGHLYIPMDFIVLEIEEDLEIPLILGRPFLATTSAIIDVREGKITFKLGEEEVEFNIFNANKNPSFTSCCYRVELIDEGKGEPISPPTIEQAPIFEFKPPPPLVRPKQSATEHPPP, encoded by the coding sequence ATGCCTCCTGGTTTTCAACAACAAGTTAGACCACCAGTTCTTGGAAAGAAGTTCCAAGTTGAAGAACTTCTCTTGCAATATATATCACAGAATGATGCTATAATTCAAAGTTTTGGAGCATCCTTAAGAAATCTTGAAACCCAAATGGGACAGCTTGCAAACTTCATGAACAATAGACCCCAATGTGCCTTACCAAGTGATACACAAGTAAATCCCAAAGGTAGGGAACATTGTAATGCAGTTACACTTTGGAGTGGAAAAGAAGTTGGAGGGGTGaatgaaaaatcaattgaatctTCAAAGGAGCATGTAGATGATGACAAGGCAATTGTTGAGAAAGAAGTTGAAGTGGAAAAGACAGATAATGGGcaagctaaaaatcaagggGATTCTCAAGCAACTTATCTTACACCACCATTCCCACAAAGGttgaaaaagcaaaagattGATAAACAGTTTGAGAAATTCCTCAATGTCTTCAAGAAGGTCCACATAAACATCTCTTTTGCTGAAGCTTTGGAAAACATGCCAAGTTATGTTAAATTCTTAAAAGACATCTTAACTAAGAAGAGGAAACtggaagattttgaaatagtgGCACTTACTGAGGAGTGCAGTGTAAtaattcaaaacaagcttccatcaAAACTTAAAGATCCAGGGAGTTTTTCTATACCTTGTACTATTGgtagatttaaatttactaaagCTTTATGTGATTTGGGTGCAGGTGTTTCAATCATGCCTTTGTTAATTGCTAAGAATCTAGGACTTAACGAGATACAACCTACCACAGTTTCTTTGCAATTAGCAAATAGAACAATCAGATACGTTGTTGGGATTATTGACGATGTATTGGTTAAAGTTGGGCATCTCTACATTCCGATGGACTTCATTGTGCTTGAGATAGAAGAGGATCTAGAAATTCCTTTAATCTTGGGGCGGCCATTCTTGGCCACTACAAGCGCAATCATTGATGTGAGGGAAGGCAAGATAACTTTCAAACTTGGAGAAGAGGAAGTTGAGTTTAACATTTTCAACGCAAATAAAAATCCTAGCTTTACAAGTTGTTGCTATAGAGTGGAGTtaattgatgaaggaaaaggtGAACCTATTTCTCCACCAACAATTGAGCAAGCACCAATCTTTGAGTTTAAGCCACCACCTCCGCTTGTGAGACCCAAGCAATCAGCAACGGAGCATCCTCCACCATGA